CGGCTCGCCGCAAAACGTCGGCGAGGTCGCGCGGTTCGTGCGCGCGCATCGGCACGTTGCGGCGGTGGTCGATCCCGTCTTCGCCGCGAGCCTCGGCGGCGCGCTCGCCGACGACGCGACCGTCGCCGCGTTCGCGGCCGAGCTGCTGCCCGAACCGTCGGTCGTGCTAACGCCGAATATGTACGAAGCCGCGCGGCTGTTGGCCGGGCCGATGCCGTCGCGCGCCGACGATCTGCTGGCGAGCGCGCGGGCGCTGCGCGCGCGCGGGCCGCAGGCCGTGCTGCTCAAAGGCGGCCATCTCGCCGGCGACCCGGCCGATGCATTTGCCGCCGCCGACGAAGCCCGCCTCTATACGGAATCGCGCCTGCCGGGCTCGATGCGCGGCACCGGATGCGTCCTTGCGATGGCCATCGCCTGCGAACTCGCGCGCGGCCGTACGTTGCGGGCGGCCGTCGAGTCGGCGCGCGCGTTCGTGCGCGAGCGGATCGCGGCCCGCGCGATGCTCGGTGGATTGCAGGTCGCGTTTTGAGGCGCGTGAAACGAAACGGGCCTTCATGACTGCCGTAACCACAGCCAAACGCCCGCGCGTGATGTCGGGCATGCGCCCCACGGGGAAACTGCATCTCGGACACTACGTCGGCGTGCTGACGCAGTGGGTGCGGTACGCCGAGGTCGCCGACGCGTACTTTGAGATCGCCGATCTGCACGCGTTCACCACCGAATTCGCCGATCCGCAAAAGATTCGCGCGGCTCGCACGGAGATGGTGATCGACTGGCTCGCGGCGGGCGTCGATCCGGCAAAGTCGACGTTCTATCTGCAATCCGGCATCCCGGAGATCTCGGAACTGCAGGTCTTGCTCGGGATGATCACGCCGCAGTCGTGGCTCGAACGGGTGCCCACGTACAAGGGACAGATCGAAGCGCTCGGCGGCGAGATCGCGACCTACGGTTTTCTCGGCTATCCGCTGCTTCAGCTCTGCGACATCGCGATCTTCCGCGGCGAAGAAGTGCCGGTCGGACGCGATCAAGTCGCCCATCTCGAGTTTGGCCGCGAAGTCGTTCGGCGCTTCAATTATCTCTACGGCGA
This genomic window from Candidatus Baltobacteraceae bacterium contains:
- a CDS encoding hydroxymethylpyrimidine/phosphomethylpyrimidine kinase, whose protein sequence is MESRRVSAIVASIGTTHPWNIAGIGLDVRVAAEFGVRAVIAIAAVSAQDAGGVRALFPIPADVLRAQLDALPDGVGAYRIGALGSPQNVGEVARFVRAHRHVAAVVDPVFAASLGGALADDATVAAFAAELLPEPSVVLTPNMYEAARLLAGPMPSRADDLLASARALRARGPQAVLLKGGHLAGDPADAFAAADEARLYTESRLPGSMRGTGCVLAMAIACELARGRTLRAAVESARAFVRERIAARAMLGGLQVAF
- the trpS gene encoding tryptophan--tRNA ligase → MTAVTTAKRPRVMSGMRPTGKLHLGHYVGVLTQWVRYAEVADAYFEIADLHAFTTEFADPQKIRAARTEMVIDWLAAGVDPAKSTFYLQSGIPEISELQVLLGMITPQSWLERVPTYKGQIEALGGEIATYGFLGYPLLQLCDIAIFRGEEVPVGRDQVAHLEFGREVVRRFNYLYGDGAQILVEPQATLSDFPEVPGTDGRKMSKSYDNYILLADDDETTAKKVRSMLTDPLKVRRHDPGRPEICPVFHLWKLVDLLKIDGIARDCRSGALGCVADKTAFAEALNAYLRPVRERRAVFAGDVAQVERIVADGTARAREVALETMADVKRAMKLC